A window from Hemibagrus wyckioides isolate EC202008001 linkage group LG17, SWU_Hwy_1.0, whole genome shotgun sequence encodes these proteins:
- the LOC131368261 gene encoding olfactory receptor 2AT4-like, with amino-acid sequence MYKNRTTNIPEFILQGFTGIPAEYYGLLGTFFLFIYLMLASGNIFILVFVTCEKSLQKPTYIIFCNLAISDLGFGTTTLPRIIAKYWMSDIMSFNSCTAQMYLVHYFGTCTSFLMALMALDRFVAICNPLRYPVLIKNSSIAILCSVFWIVPFFILAGIVSFALSVPYCGPNIIRHCYCDYISVISLACADITALRVTTTSVAMTVLWGPLFYIIFSYVAIIISVMKIANKEGRYKTFLTCTPQLLIICLYYLPRSFVYLAFAIGFRFESNLNIAMIMMYSLFPAIINPLIYCFRTKEIKDTLTRKFKQRQMRVNRKTILT; translated from the coding sequence ATGTacaaaaacagaacaacaaACATACCTGAGTTTATCCTGCAAGGATTTACAGGAATTCCTGCTGAATATTATGGATTGTTGGGAACAtttttcctcttcatttatCTGATGCTGGCATCTGGAAACATTTTCATCCTTGTATTTGtgacatgtgaaaaaagtctcCAGAAGCCAACATACATCATCTTCTGTAATCTTGCAATATCAGATCTTGGATTTGGAACCACAACTCTGCCCAGAATCATTGCTAAGTACTGGATGTCTGAtatcatgtcatttaatagctGTACCGCACAAATGTATCTTGTTCATTATTTTGGGACTTGCACCTCATTTCTTATGGCATTAATGGCTCTTGATCGATTTGTTGCCATATGTAACCCACTAAGATATCCAGTTCTCATTAAGAACTCCAGTATTGCAATTCTTTGTTCAGTGTTTTGGATTGTACCCTTCTTCATTCTTGCTGGAATTGTTTCATTTGCCCTTAGTGTGCCTTACTGTGGCCCAAATATTATACGCCACTGCTACTGTGACTACATTTCGGTAATAAGCCTAGCATGTGCAGACATAACAGCCTTGAGAGTCACTACTACTTCCGTAGCTATGACAGTACTGTGGGGtcctttattttatatcatattttCTTATGTGGCCATCATTATTTCAGTCATGAAAATCGCAAATAAAGAGGGACGATATAAAACGTTTTTAACATGTACTCCACAACTGTTAATCATCTGTCTGTACTATCTCCCCAGAAGTTTTGTGTATTTGGCATTTGCTATTGGATTTCGTTTTGAATCAAATCTTAATATTGCAATGATAATGATGTACAGTCTTTTCCCTGCCATCATCAATCCACTCATATACTGCTTTAGGACCAAAGAAATTAAAGACACATTAACGAGGAAATTTAAGCAAAGACAGATGAGGGTAAATAGAAAAACTATTTTAACTTAA
- the LOC131368263 gene encoding olfactory receptor 2AT4-like, which yields MYKNRTTNIPEFILQGFTGIPAEYYGLLGISFLFIYLILVSGNIFILVFVACEKSLQTPTYIIFCNLAISDLGFGTTTLPRIIAKYWMSDIMSFNSCIAQLYFVHYFGTCTSFLMALMALDRFVAICNPLRYPVLIKNSSIAVLCSVVWIVSLFILGAITSIALSVPYCGPNIIRHCYCDYISVISLACADITPTKPISTSIAMTVLWGPLFYIIFSYVAIIISVMKISNKEGRNKTFLTCTPQLLIICLYYLPRSFVYIAFAVGYHFESNLNIALIMMYSLFPAIINPLIYCFRTKEIKDTLMRKFKQRQMRVNGKTILT from the coding sequence ATGTACAAAAATAGAACGACCAACATACCGGAGTTTATCCTACAAGGATTTACAGGAATTCCTGCTGAGTATTATGGATTATTAGGAATATCTTTCCTCTTCATTTATCTGATTCTGGTATCTGGAAACATTTTCATCCTTGTATTTGTGGCATGTGAAAAAAGTCTTCAGACGCCAACATACATCATCTTCTGTAATCTTGCAATATCAGATCTTGGATTTGGAACCACAACTCTGCCCAGAATCATTGCTAAGTACTGGATGTCTGATATCATGTCATTCAATAGTTGCATCGCACAACTGtattttgttcattattttggGACTTGCACCTCATTTCTTATGGCATTAATGGCCCTTGATCGGTTTGTTGCTATATGTAACCCATTGAGATATCCAGTTTTGATTAAGAACTCCAGTATTGCAGTTCTTTGTTCAGTGGTTTGGATAGTAAGCCTCTTCATTCTTGGTGCAATTACTTCCATAGCCCTTAGTGTGCCTTACTGTGGCCCAAATATTATACGTCACTGCTACTGTGACTACATTTCAGTAATTAGCCTCGCATGTGCAGACATAACACCAACAAAACCAATTAGTACTTCAATCGCTATGACAGTACTGTGGGGtcctttattttatatcatattttCTTATGTGGCCATCATTATTTCAGTCATGAAAATCTCAAATAAAGAGGGAcgaaataaaacttttttaacATGTACTCCACAACTGTTAATCATCTGCCTGTACTATCTCCCCAGAAGTTTTGTGTATATTGCATTTGCTGTTGGATATCATTTTGAATCAAACCTCAATATTGCATTGATAATGATGTACAGTCTTTTCCCTGCCATCATCAATCCACTCATATACTGCTTTAGGACCAAAGAAATTAAAGACACATTAATGAGGAAATTTAAGCAAAGACAGATGAGGGTAAATGGAAAAACTATTTTAACTTAA
- the or30bw1 gene encoding odorant receptor 102-2: MTLYTETLYINQTTSVPEFVLQGFSGIPAEYYWLVGIFFLLIYLMLTSGNIFILVFVACEKSLQKPTYIIFCNLAISDLGFGSTTLPRIIAKYWMSDIISFNSCIAQMYLVHYFGACTSFLMALMALDRFVAICNPLRYPVLIKNSSIAVLCSVLWIVNLIQLGGITSIALSMPYCGPNIIQHCYCDYISVISLACADITLTKPISTSVAMTVLWGPLFYIIFSYVAIIISVMKISNKEGRYKTFLTCTPQLLIICLYYLPRSFVYMAFAVGYHFETNLRIALVMMYSLFPALINPLIYCFRTKEIKDTLLRKFKQRQMRVNGKTILP, from the coding sequence atgaCTCTCTATACTGAAACATTGTACATAAACCAAACAACCAGTGTTCCTGAATTTGTCCTACAAGGATTCTCAGGAATTCCTGCTGAATATTATTGGTTGGTAGGAATATTTTTCCTCCTCATTTATTTGATGTTAACATCTGGGAACATTTTCATCCTTGTATTTGTGGCATGTGAAAAAAGCCTTCAGAAGCCAACATACATCATCTTCTGTAATCTTGCAATATCAGATCTTGGATTTGGATCCACAACTCTGCCCAGAATCATTGCTAAGTACTGGATGTCTGATATCATCTCATTCAATAGTTGTATCGCACAAATGTATCTTGTTCATTATTTTGGGGCTTGTACCTCATTTCTTATGGCATTAATGGCCCTTGATCGATTTGTTGCTATATGTAACCCATTGAGATATCCAGTTTTGATTAAGAACTCCAGTATTGCAGTTCTTTGTTCAGTGCTTTGGATAGTAAACCTCATCCAGCTTGGTGGAATTACTTCAATAGCCCTTAGTATGCCTTACTGTGGCCCAAATATTATACAACACTGCTACTGTGACTACATTTCAGTAATTAGCCTCGCATGTGCAGACATAACACTGACAAAACCAATTAGTACTTCTGTTGCTATGACAGTACTGTGGGGtcctttattttatatcatattttCTTATGTGGCCATCATTATTTCAGTCATGAAAATCTCAAATAAAGAGGGACGATATAAAACGTTTTTAACATGTACTCCACAGCTGTTAATCATCTGTCTGTACTATCTCCCCAGAAGTTTTGTGTATATGGCATTTGCTGTTGGATATCATTTCGAAACAAACCTCCGCATTGCACTGGTAATGATGTACAGTCTTTTCCCTGCACTCATCAATCCACTCATATACTGCTTTAGGACCAAAGAAATTAAGGACACATTATTAAGGAAATTTAAGCAAAGACAGATGAGGGTAAATGGAAAAACAATTTTACCTTAA
- the LOC131368265 gene encoding olfactory receptor 1500-like, translating into MENNDNSTDIEEFFLLGFPGLTPQYYVAVGTVLLVIYLLLVGGNILTIVCICYEKNLKKPTHIIFCNLAIVDFAFGTIILPKIIAKYLFNDETLTFQGCFVQMFFVHYFGAVTSFILLLMAIDRFIAICNPLRYPSLVTNHSIAITCGIFWLIPVSWLTLIIHQTIGMPFCESNIIAQFFCDQNSISLLACGDIRNMRLLFLIMTLIVLLGPLVFIIFSYLAIIVTVLKIPVIQTKYKVFSTCSPQLFIICLYYLPRCAVYITDMKIRMNVNTRVFLVMWYSLLPPLTHPFIFFFRSKEIRKAIIMKLNKRKISNQLNVPLD; encoded by the coding sequence ATGGAGAACAATGACAATTCTACAGATATTGAGGAATTCTTCCTTCTTGGATTTCCAGGACTCACTCCTCAATACTATGTAGCAGTGGGAACTGTTCTTCTTGTAATTTATCTCCTACTTGTGGGGGGGAATATTTTAACTATTGTCTGTATTTGTTATGAAAAGAACCTTAAAAAACCAACCCACATTATCTTCTGTAATCTTGCTATAGTGGACTTTGCTTTTGGAACCATCATACTGCCTAAAATTATTGCAAAGTACCTATTTAATGATGAAACTCTAACATTTCAGGGATGCTTTGTACAGAtgttttttgttcattattttggGGCTGTCACTTCTTTCATATTACTGTTAATGGCCATTGATCGGTTTATCGCTATATGTAATCCTCTTAGATATCCTTCTCTTGTTACAAATCATTCTATCGCAATTACATGTGGTATATTTTGGTTGATTCCAGTGTCATGGCTGACACTGATAATTCACCAGACTATAGGGATGCCTTTCTGTGAATCCAATATAATAGCCCAGTTCTTTTGTGACCAAAATTCAATAAGTTTACTAGCATGTGGTGATATAAGGAATATGAGGTTGTTGTTTCTTATTATGACTTTGATTGTGTTGTTGGGGCCCCTtgttttcattatattttcttACCTAGCGATCATTGTAACTGTCTTAAAAATACCAGTTATTCAAACAAAGTACAAAGTGTTCTCTACATGTAGCCCTCAGCTTTTTATAATATGCCTTTACTATTTGCCTCGATGTGCAGTCTATATTACAGACATGAAGATTAGAATGAACGTTAATACTCGTGTTTTTCTTGTCATGTGGTATAGTCTACTTCCCCCTCTTACTCACccatttatattcttctttcgATCTAAGGAAATACGAAAAGCTATCATCatgaaattaaacaaaagaaaaataagtaatCAGTTGAATGTTCCATTAGACTGA
- the LOC131368469 gene encoding olfactory receptor 1500-like, producing MENNDNFTHIEEFFLLGFPGLTPQYYVAVGTVLLVIYLLLVGGNILTIVFICYEKNLKKPTYLIFCNLAIVDFAFGTIILPKIIAKYLFNDETLTFQGCFVQMFFVHYFGAVTSFILLLMAIDRFIAICNPLRYPSLVTNHSIAITCGIFWLIPVSWLTLIIHQIIGMPFCDSNIIAQFFCDQNSISLLACGDIRNMRLLFLIMTLIVLLGPLVFIIFSYLAIIVTVLKIPVIQTKYKVFSTCSPQLFIICLYYLPRCAVYITDIKIRMNVNTRVFLVMWYSLLPPLTNPFIFFFQSKEIRKAIIMKLKKRKIIS from the coding sequence ATGGAGAACAATGACAATTTTACACATATTGAAGAATTCTTCCTTCTTGGATTTCCAGGACTCACTCCTCAATACTATGTAGCAGTGGGAACTGTTCTTCTTGTAATTTATCTCCTACTTGTGGGGGGGAATATTTTAActattgtctttatttgttatgAAAAGAACCTTAAAAAACCGACCTACCTTATCTTCTGTAATCTTGCTATAGTGGACTTTGCTTTTGGAACCATCATACTGCCTAAAATTATTGCAAAGTACCTATTTAATGATGAAACTCTAACATTTCAGGGATGCTTTGTACAGAtgttttttgttcattattttggGGCTGTCACTTCTTTCATATTACTGTTAATGGCCATTGATCGGTTTATCGCTATATGTAATCCTCTTAGATATCCTTCTCTTGTTACAAATCATTCTATCGCAATTACATGTGGTATATTTTGGTTGATTCCAGTGTCATGGCTGACACTGATAATTCACCAGATTATAGgcatgcctttctgtgactccaATATAATAGCCCAGTTCTTTTGTGACCAAAATTCAATAAGTTTACTAGCATGTGGTGATATAAGGAATATGAGGTTGTTGTTTCTTATTATGACTTTGATTGTGTTGTTGGGGCCCCTtgttttcattatattttcttACCTAGCGATCATTGTAACTGTCTTAAAAATACCAGTTATTCAAACAAAGTACAAAGTGTTCTCTACATGTAGCCCTCAGCTTTTTATAATATGCCTTTACTATTTGCCTCGATGTGCAGTCTATATTACAGACATAAAGATTAGAATGAACGTTAATACTCGTGTTTTTCTTGTCATGTGGTATAGTCTACTTCCCCCTCTTACTAACCCATTTATATTCTTCTTCCAATCTAAGGAAATACGAAAAGCTATCatcatgaaattaaaaaaaagaaaaataatcagttga
- the LOC131368267 gene encoding olfactory receptor 2AT4-like, with protein sequence MSGGNVTFVKDFFIVGFPGLHPNYYALVSAVMFLVYVCTLIGNGIFILLFATNKSLYKPMYFIYISLVFSDVLFSTCTLPKIIARYWFQDGTISFAACFFQMYLVHYFGTVNSYILAVMAIDRYVAVCYPFRYHTIMSNRNILILSIAVWVFAHISIIMMVVRASPLPYCGANTIVHCYCDHVSITQLACTDRTPYSFPAFIYAMVVLLGSLAIIVFSYSCIILAVLKISSTHGRLKVFSTCSSQLIIIALFFLPRCFYYLAANIGIKLNADLQIAIIMLYSLLPPMINPLLYSLKTEEVKKILIRNFKKRPS encoded by the coding sequence ATGTCAGGCGGAAACGTTACCTTTGTGAAGGACTTTTTCATTGTTGGATTTCCAGGACTTCATCCTAACTACTATGCCCTTGTATCTGCAGTTATGTTCTTAGTTTATGTGTGCACCTTAATAGGGAATggaatttttattcttttgtttgcAACAAACAAAAGTCTTTATAAACCCatgtatttcatttatattagtCTTGTGTTTTCCGATGTATTGTTCAGTACATGCACCTTACCAAAGATCATTGCTAGATACTGGTTCCAAGATGGGACCATTTCATTTGCAGCTTGTTTTTTTCAGATGTACTTAGTGCATTATTTTGGTACAGTCAATTCATACATACTAGCCGTAATGGCCATAGATCGATATGTTGCAGTTTGCTATCCATTTCGTTATCATACTATTATGTCGAATAGAAATATATTAATTCTGTCTATAGCAGTCTGGGTTTTTGCTCATATTAGTATTATAATGATGGTTGTTCGAGCTTCCCCACTTCCTTACTGTGGAGCCAACACCATTGTACACTGCTATTGTGATCATGTATCTATTACACAACTTGCATGCACTGACAGGACTCCATATAGTTTTCCAGCTTTTATTTATGCCATGGTAGTATTGCTGGGATCTCTTGCCATTATTGTGTTCTCCTACTCTTGCATTATATTAGCTGTCCTAAAAATATCAAGTACACATGGGCGACTAAAGGTTTTTTCTACATGTAGTTCTCAACTCATTATAATTGCTCTCTTCTTCTTACCAAGATGCTTTTATTACTTGGCAGCAAATATAGGTATCAAATTAAATGCTGATTTGCAAATAGCCATAATTATGCTGTATAGCCTTCTACCTCCAATGATCAATCCTTTACTCTACAGTCTGAAAACAGAAGAAGTTAAGAAAATCTTGATAAGAAATTTTAAGAAAAGGCCAAGTTAA
- the LOC131368144 gene encoding olfactory receptor 2AT4-like, whose product MSGGNITFVKDFFIVGFPGLHPNYYALVSAVMFLVYLCILIGNGFFLLLFITNKSLHIPMYFIYISLVLSDVLFSTSTLPKIIARYWFQDGTISFAACFFQMYLVHYFGVVSSYTLAIMAIDRYIAVCFPFHYHTLLSNRNIFILSILVWVFSHPCSIMMVVRASPLPYCGANAIVHCYCDHVSITQLACTDRTPYSFPAFVYAMVVLLGSLAIIVFSYFCIILTVLKISSAHGRLKTFSTCSSQLIIIALFFLPRCFNYLAAYAGIKFNADLQIAIIMLYSLLPPTINPLIYSLKTEGVKKILMRKF is encoded by the coding sequence ATGTCAGGCGGAAACATTACCTTTGTGAAGGACTTTTTCATTGTTGGATTTCCAGGACTTCATCCTAACTACTATGCCCTTGTATCTGCAGTTATGTTCTTAGTTTATTTGTGCATCTTAATAGGGAATGGgtttttccttcttttgttTATAACAAACAAAAGTCTCCATATAcccatgtattttatttatattagtctTGTGCTGTCTGATGTATTGTTCAGTACATCCACATTGCCAAAGATTATTGCTAGATACTGGTTCCAAGATGGGACCATTTCATTTGCAGCTTGCTTTTTTCAGATGTACTTAGTGCATTACTTTGGTGTGGTCAGTTCATACACACTAGCCATAATGGCCATAGATCGATATATTGCAGTCTGCTTCCCTTTTCATTATCATACTCTTTTGTCAAACAGGAACATATTCATTCTCAGCATATTGGTCTGGGTTTTCTCTCATCCTTGCAGTATAATGATGGTTGTTCGAGCTTCCCCACTTCCTTACTGTGGAGCCAACGCCATTGTACACTGTTATTGTGATCATGTATCTATTACACAACTTGCATGCACTGACAGGACTCCTTATAGTTTCCCAGCTTTTGTTTATGCCATGGTAGTATTGCTAGGCTCTCTTGCCATTATTGTGTTCTCCTACTTTTGCATTATTTTAACTGTTCTAAAAATATCAAGTGCACATGGACGGTTGAAGACTTTTTCTACATGTAGCTCTCAGCTTATTATAATTGCTCTTTTCTTCTTACCAAGGTGTTTTAATTACTTGGCTGCCTATGCAGGTATCAAATTTAATGCTGATTTGCAAATAGCCATCATTATGCTGTATAGCCTTCTACCTCCAACAATCAACCCTTTAATATATAGTCTAAAAACAGAAGGAGTTAAGAAAATCTTAATGAGAAAATTTTAA
- the LOC131368202 gene encoding olfactory receptor 2AT4-like has translation SLNTSVKDFFIAGFPGLHSNYYALVSAVMFLVYLCILIGNGFFLLLFATNKSLHKPMYCIYISLVFSDVLFSTCTLPKIIARYWFQDGTISFAGCFFQMYLVHYFGVVSSYTLAVMAIDRYIAVCFPFHYHTLLSNRNVFILSILVWVLSHPGSIMVVVRASPLPYCGANTIVHCYCDHVSITRLACTDRTPYSFPAFVYAMVVLLGSLAIIVFSYTCIILAVLKISSAHGRLKTFSTCSSQLIIIALYFLPRCFNYLAAYAGIIFNADLQIGIIMLYSLLPPIINPLIYSLKTEEVKKIFIRKF, from the coding sequence tctttAAACACCTCTGTGAAGGACTTTTTCATTGCTGGATTTCCAGGACTTCATTCTAACTACTATGCCCTCGTATCAGCAGTTATGTTCTTAGTTTATTTGTGCATCTTAATAGGGAatggattttttcttcttttgtttgcaACAAACAAATCTCTCCATAAACCCAtgtattgtatttatataaGTCTTGTGTTTTCTGATGTATTATTCAGTACATGCACCTTACCAAAGATTATTGCTAGATACTGGTTCCAAGATGGGACCATTTCATTTGCAGGTTGTTTTTTTCAAATGTACTTAGTGCATTATTTTGGAGTGGTCAGTTCATACACACTAGCTGTAATGGCTATCGATCGATATATTGCAGTCTGCTTCCCTTTTCATTATCATACTCTTTTGTCAAACAGAAACGTATTTATTCTCAGCATATTGGTCTGGGTTCTCTCTCATCCTGGAAGTATAATGGTGGTTGTTCGAGCTTCCCCCCTCCCTTACTGTGGTGCCAACACCATTGTGCACTGCTATTGTGATCATGTATCTATTACCCGACTTGCGTGCACTGACAGGACTCCATATAGTTTTCCAGCTTTTGTTTATGCCATGGTAGTATTACTAGGCTCTCTTGCCATTATTGTGTTCTCCTACACCTGCATTATTTTAGCGGTCCTAAAAATATCAAGTGCACATGGGCGGCTAAAAACGTTTTCTACATGTAGCTCTCAGCTTATTATAATTGCACTTTACTTCTTACCAAGGTGTTTTAATTACTTGGCTGCCTATGCAGGTATCATATTTAATGCTGATTTGCAAATAGGCATCATTATGCTGTATAGCTTGCTACCTCCAATAATAAACCCTTTAATATATAGTCTAAAAACAGAAGAAGTTAAGAAAATCTTCATTAGAAAATTTTAA